In Etheostoma cragini isolate CJK2018 chromosome 9, CSU_Ecrag_1.0, whole genome shotgun sequence, the following are encoded in one genomic region:
- the LOC117950082 gene encoding sex comb on midleg-like protein 2 isoform X2: MGKTTLKDQKDVKREKPGRMVPLSGTTHATTKDAFSWEEYLKETSSLPAPPGCFRQARVPPSNDFKVGMKIEAHDPRNSTSVCIATVMGLTGVRLRLRLDGSDNSNDFWRLVDSSDIQPIGTCEKNGDMLQPPLGFRMNASSWPMFLLRTLNGAEMAPALAFKKEPLRPPQNHFKSGMKLEAVDKKNPYLICPATIGEVRGDEVFIMFDGWRGAFDYWCKYDSRDIFPVGWCSLTKHSLQPPGNSVTLPKNLQNLPASPSKPSRRSMQSPYRLPNPLPPLPVRKGVRGRRPKSETIALLKAVAEAAAAQNGTVPENTQLGPRPHKKRGPKPGSKRKPKLLQSPAQLPSIQVPHESPPSLNSVVSTVCVYVNKHGNCSPHLNRKQMQHLPDHFGPGPVNAVLQQVVQSCVDCAYQPKVLLSALQTHSGGGEIVRVRTDGGVCMVKLPSASSASFVLRFLETMCRHLQCDNLFSSQPFSHYTAYDRTKSVKEEALDAPSLARGSKRSLSGVSPTYAAPLSPKHLRTEAHPSEAETLPHQENNLIKEQRYMDSASNSMTPRPQTVRSSSEYHAQASSPYHPGKAMRRLSSNPAELSSTQPHRRVEAASSTTGPEALVSERESLPLPSKNPSSWSIEEVMQFVRGADPTALAPHAELFRKHEIDGKALMLLRSDMIMKYMGLKLGPALKICHHIERLKQGKL; the protein is encoded by the exons ATGGGAAAAACTACACTAAAAG ATCAGAAAGACGTTAAAAGAGAGAAACCAGGAAGAATGGTTCCTCTATCAGGTACAACCCATGCAACAACTAAAG ATGCTTTCAGCTGGGAAGAATATCTAAAAGAAACGTCTTCTTTACCTGCTCCACCAGGCTGTTTTCGTCAG GCTAGAGTCCCGCCCTCCAACGACTTCAAGGTGGGAATGAAGATTGAAGCCCATGACCCGCGCAATTCCACTTCAGTTTGTATTGCCACCGTGATGGGCTTAACTGGGGTTCGTCTGCGTCTCCGTCTGGACGGAAGTGACAACAGCAATGACTTCTGGAGGCTCGTAGACTCCTCGGATATCCAGCCTATTGGCACTTGCGAGAAGAACGGAGACATGCTGCAGCCACCGCTGG GATTTCGGATGAATGCCTCCTCATGGCCCATGTTTCTGTTGAGGACTTTAAATGGAGCCGAGATGGCGCCAGCACTTGCCTTTAAAAAG GAACCTCTGAGGCCCCCCCAGAACCACTTCAAGTCTGGCATGAAGCTGGAGGCCGTGGACAAGAAGAACCCGTACCTCATCTGCCCCGCTACCATTGGGGAAGTGAGGGGCGATGAGGTCTTCATCATGTTCGATGGGTGGCGGGGTGCCTTTGATTACTGGTGCAAGTATGACTCCCGGGACATCTTCCCTGTGGGCTGGTGCTCCCTCACGAAGCACAGCCTCCAGCCGCCAGGCAACAGTG TTACCCTGCCAAAGAACCTGCAGAACCTTCCGGCGTCACCCTCCAAGCCTAGCAGGCGTTCCATGCAGTCCCCCTACAGACTCCCCAACCCTCTGCCCCCTTTGCCTGTCAGGAAGGGGGTAAGAGGCCGTCGGCCCAAGAGTGAGACCATCGCTCTACTCAAAGCTGTGGCCGAAGCAGCCGCTGCTCAAAACGGAACGGTACCTGAGAACACACAGCTCGGACCCCGGCCCCATAAGAAGAGAGGCCCCAAGCCTGGAAGCAAG CGGAAGCCCAAGCTGCTCCAAAGCCCGGCGCAGCTGCCCAGCATCCAGGTTCCACATGAAAGCCCCCCCAGCCTCAACTCTGTGGTTTCAACAG tgtgtgtttatgtaaataaGCACGGAAACTGTAGTCCCCACCTGAACAGGAAGCAGATGCAGCATCTGCCAGACCACTTTGGCCCGGGGCCAGTGAACGCTGTGCTCCAGCAGGTGGTCCAGTCATGTGTAGACTGCGCATACCAGCCTAAAGTCCTCCTCAGTGCTCTGCAGACTCattcaggaggaggagagattgTCCgag TGAGGACAGATGGTGGAGTGTGCATGGTCAAACTCCCATCAGCCTCCAGTGCTTCCTTTGTGCTGCGGTTCTTGGAGACTATGTGTCGTCACCTGCAATGTGACAACCTGTTCAGCAGCCAGCCGTTCAGCCACTACACTGCTTATGACAGGACCAAGTCAG TGAAAGAAGAGGCGTTGGATGCGCCATCTCTGGCTCGGGGGAGTAAACGGAGTCTCTCTGGAGTCTCCCCAACATATGCGGCCCCTCTGTCACCTAAACATTTACGTACCGAAGCTCACCCTTCAGAAG CAGAGACCCTGCCCCATCAAGAGAACAACCTAATAAAGGAGCAACGCTACATGGACTCAGCCTCCAACTCCATGACCCCTCGGCCCCAAACAGTGCGCAGCTCCTCAGAGTACCACGCTCAGGCCAGCAGCCCGTACCACCCGGGCAAAGCCATGCGCCGTCTCTCCTCCAACCCCGCCGAGCTCAGCTCCACACAGCCTCACAGACGGGTCGAAG CAGCCAGCTCCACCACAGGCCCTGAGGCATTGGTGTCTGAGCGGGAGAGTTTGCCGCTGCCCAGTAAAAACCCCTCCTCCTGGTCCATTGAAGAGGTCATGCAGTTTGTGAGGGGTGCTGACCCAACAGCGTTAGCCCCACATGCTGAACTATTCAGAAAACAC GAGATTGACGGAAAAGCTCTGATGCTGCTACGGAGCGACATGATCATGAAGTACATGGGTCTGAAACTGGGGCCTGCACTGAAGATATGCCATCACATAGAGAGGCTGAAACAAGGCAAACTGTAA
- the LOC117950082 gene encoding sex comb on midleg-like protein 2 isoform X1, producing MGKTTLKDQKDVKREKPGRMVPLSGTTHATTKDAFSWEEYLKETSSLPAPPGCFRQARVPPSNDFKVGMKIEAHDPRNSTSVCIATVMGLTGVRLRLRLDGSDNSNDFWRLVDSSDIQPIGTCEKNGDMLQPPLGFRMNASSWPMFLLRTLNGAEMAPALAFKKEPLRPPQNHFKSGMKLEAVDKKNPYLICPATIGEVRGDEVFIMFDGWRGAFDYWCKYDSRDIFPVGWCSLTKHSLQPPGNSVTLPKNLQNLPASPSKPSRRSMQSPYRLPNPLPPLPVRKGVRGRRPKSETIALLKAVAEAAAAQNGTVPENTQLGPRPHKKRGPKPGSKRKPKLLQSPAQLPSIQVPHESPPSLNSVVSTVCVYVNKHGNCSPHLNRKQMQHLPDHFGPGPVNAVLQQVVQSCVDCAYQPKVLLSALQTHSGGGEIVRVRTDGGVCMVKLPSASSASFVLRFLETMCRHLQCDNLFSSQPFSHYTAYDRTKSAHPCSCVSVKEEALDAPSLARGSKRSLSGVSPTYAAPLSPKHLRTEAHPSEAETLPHQENNLIKEQRYMDSASNSMTPRPQTVRSSSEYHAQASSPYHPGKAMRRLSSNPAELSSTQPHRRVEAASSTTGPEALVSERESLPLPSKNPSSWSIEEVMQFVRGADPTALAPHAELFRKHEIDGKALMLLRSDMIMKYMGLKLGPALKICHHIERLKQGKL from the exons ATGGGAAAAACTACACTAAAAG ATCAGAAAGACGTTAAAAGAGAGAAACCAGGAAGAATGGTTCCTCTATCAGGTACAACCCATGCAACAACTAAAG ATGCTTTCAGCTGGGAAGAATATCTAAAAGAAACGTCTTCTTTACCTGCTCCACCAGGCTGTTTTCGTCAG GCTAGAGTCCCGCCCTCCAACGACTTCAAGGTGGGAATGAAGATTGAAGCCCATGACCCGCGCAATTCCACTTCAGTTTGTATTGCCACCGTGATGGGCTTAACTGGGGTTCGTCTGCGTCTCCGTCTGGACGGAAGTGACAACAGCAATGACTTCTGGAGGCTCGTAGACTCCTCGGATATCCAGCCTATTGGCACTTGCGAGAAGAACGGAGACATGCTGCAGCCACCGCTGG GATTTCGGATGAATGCCTCCTCATGGCCCATGTTTCTGTTGAGGACTTTAAATGGAGCCGAGATGGCGCCAGCACTTGCCTTTAAAAAG GAACCTCTGAGGCCCCCCCAGAACCACTTCAAGTCTGGCATGAAGCTGGAGGCCGTGGACAAGAAGAACCCGTACCTCATCTGCCCCGCTACCATTGGGGAAGTGAGGGGCGATGAGGTCTTCATCATGTTCGATGGGTGGCGGGGTGCCTTTGATTACTGGTGCAAGTATGACTCCCGGGACATCTTCCCTGTGGGCTGGTGCTCCCTCACGAAGCACAGCCTCCAGCCGCCAGGCAACAGTG TTACCCTGCCAAAGAACCTGCAGAACCTTCCGGCGTCACCCTCCAAGCCTAGCAGGCGTTCCATGCAGTCCCCCTACAGACTCCCCAACCCTCTGCCCCCTTTGCCTGTCAGGAAGGGGGTAAGAGGCCGTCGGCCCAAGAGTGAGACCATCGCTCTACTCAAAGCTGTGGCCGAAGCAGCCGCTGCTCAAAACGGAACGGTACCTGAGAACACACAGCTCGGACCCCGGCCCCATAAGAAGAGAGGCCCCAAGCCTGGAAGCAAG CGGAAGCCCAAGCTGCTCCAAAGCCCGGCGCAGCTGCCCAGCATCCAGGTTCCACATGAAAGCCCCCCCAGCCTCAACTCTGTGGTTTCAACAG tgtgtgtttatgtaaataaGCACGGAAACTGTAGTCCCCACCTGAACAGGAAGCAGATGCAGCATCTGCCAGACCACTTTGGCCCGGGGCCAGTGAACGCTGTGCTCCAGCAGGTGGTCCAGTCATGTGTAGACTGCGCATACCAGCCTAAAGTCCTCCTCAGTGCTCTGCAGACTCattcaggaggaggagagattgTCCgag TGAGGACAGATGGTGGAGTGTGCATGGTCAAACTCCCATCAGCCTCCAGTGCTTCCTTTGTGCTGCGGTTCTTGGAGACTATGTGTCGTCACCTGCAATGTGACAACCTGTTCAGCAGCCAGCCGTTCAGCCACTACACTGCTTATGACAGGACCAAGTCAG CCCATCCTTGTTCCTGTGTTTCAGTGAAAGAAGAGGCGTTGGATGCGCCATCTCTGGCTCGGGGGAGTAAACGGAGTCTCTCTGGAGTCTCCCCAACATATGCGGCCCCTCTGTCACCTAAACATTTACGTACCGAAGCTCACCCTTCAGAAG CAGAGACCCTGCCCCATCAAGAGAACAACCTAATAAAGGAGCAACGCTACATGGACTCAGCCTCCAACTCCATGACCCCTCGGCCCCAAACAGTGCGCAGCTCCTCAGAGTACCACGCTCAGGCCAGCAGCCCGTACCACCCGGGCAAAGCCATGCGCCGTCTCTCCTCCAACCCCGCCGAGCTCAGCTCCACACAGCCTCACAGACGGGTCGAAG CAGCCAGCTCCACCACAGGCCCTGAGGCATTGGTGTCTGAGCGGGAGAGTTTGCCGCTGCCCAGTAAAAACCCCTCCTCCTGGTCCATTGAAGAGGTCATGCAGTTTGTGAGGGGTGCTGACCCAACAGCGTTAGCCCCACATGCTGAACTATTCAGAAAACAC GAGATTGACGGAAAAGCTCTGATGCTGCTACGGAGCGACATGATCATGAAGTACATGGGTCTGAAACTGGGGCCTGCACTGAAGATATGCCATCACATAGAGAGGCTGAAACAAGGCAAACTGTAA